The Malus sylvestris chromosome 12, drMalSylv7.2, whole genome shotgun sequence genome contains a region encoding:
- the LOC126594581 gene encoding probable pectate lyase 12, translating to MIPRTCIVLLSLLTSFSPLATAFLNLTLPGQHPNPDEVVLQVNRKVNASLERRQMLQTTQKDNLDSTCLTGNPIDDCWKCDPDWPNNRQSLADCAIGFGQYAHGGKGGEYYIVTDDSDDDAVTPKPGTLRYAVIQTEPLWIVFPRNMLIKLSQELIFNSYKTLDGRGANVHIVGGGCITLQYISNVIIHNVHIHHCYQSGQANVRSSPTHYGFRTESDGDGISIFGSKDIWIDHCSLSHCKDGLIDAVMGSTGITISNNYFSHHNEVMLLGHSDDYLPDSGMQVTISFNHFGEKLVQRMPRCRRGYIHVVNNDFTQWEMYAIGGSGDPTINSQGNRYTAPSNPNAKEVTKRVETAEGKWRNWNWRSEGDIMVNGAFFVASGEGVELNYEKAYSVEPKSAALIDQLIMHAGALGVGGRDNNLGKWSSNGDGNGLGSGPDYTDDMSGSSRIPQPPLSSTSTIFSFFISLSCLLFLYIIPDMHL from the exons ATGATCCCCAGAACCTGCATTGTCCTGCTTTCTCTTCTCACCTCATTTTCCCCTCTTGCCACTGCATTCCTCAACCTCACTCTCCCTGGTCAGCATCCCAACCCAGATGAAGTTGTTCTACAAGTTAATAG gaaGGTTAATGCTTCGTTAGAAAGAAGGCAAATGCTGCAAACAACCCAGAAAGACAATCTGGATTCTACGTGCCTGACCGGAAACCCGATAGACGACTGCTGGAAATGTGATCCGGATTGGCCAAACAACAGGCAAAGCCTGGCAGATTGTGCAATAGGGTTTGGTCAATATGCTCATGGAGGCAAAGGGGGTGAGTATTACATTGTGACGGACGACTCAGATGACGACGCGGTGACTCCGAAGCCAGGCACTCTCAGATATGCTGTGATTCAGACTGAGCCTCTCTGGATTGTGTTCCCTCGCAACATGCTCATCAAGCTCTCCCAAGAACTTATCTTCAACAGCTACAAAACCCTCGATGGCCGCGGAGCGAATGTCCACATTGTTGGTGGTGGATGCATCACTCTGCAGTACATAAGCAATGTCATCATCCACAATGTGCATATCCACCATTGTTATCAGTCAG GTCAGGCTAATGTGCGTTCCAGCCCAACTCACTACGGCTTTCGCACAGAATCAGACGGCGATGGGATCTCCATCTTTGGATCCAAAGACATATGGATAGACCATTGTAGCCTATCACACTGCAAGGATGGACTGATAGATGCAGTGATGGGGTCCACAGGAATaacaatatcaaacaattatttCTCTCATCACAACGAAGTCATGCTGCTTGGTCACAGCGATGACTACTTGCCCGACTCTGGAATGCAAGTCACCATATCCTTCAATCACTTTGGAGAAAAGTTGGTGCAGAGAATGCCTAG GTGTAGAAGGGGCTACATCCACGTGGTCAACAACGACTTCACCCAATGGGAAATGTACGCCATCGGAGGCAGTGGAGACCCTACAATTAACAGCCAGGGCAACCGCTACACTGCTCCGTCAAACCCTAACGCCAAGGAGGTGACAAAGCGTGTGGAGACGGCGGAAGGGAAGTGGAGGAACTGGAACTGGAGATCGGAGGGGGACATAATGGTAAACGGAGCATTTTTTGTAGCATCTGGGGAGGGAGTGGAGCTTAACTATGAGAAGGCCTACAGTGTGGAGCCCAAGTCTGCTGCGCTTATTGACCAACTCATCATGCATGCTGGTGCCCTTGGTGTTGGTGGCAg GGACAACAACCTGGGGAAGTGGAGCTCGAACGGCGACGGAAATGGTTTAGGCTCAGGTCCAGACTATACGGATGACATGTCGGGAAGCAGCCGTATTCCACAGCCGCCACTTTCATCCACCTCCACCATCTTCTCATTTTTCATCTCGTTGTCATGCTTGCTATTTTTGTATATTATCCCAGACATGCATTTATAA